The following coding sequences lie in one Planctomycetia bacterium genomic window:
- a CDS encoding PSD1 and planctomycete cytochrome C domain-containing protein, whose protein sequence is MPYRLRIVVGAWIVVGCAASVALVVEQDAALLLSRSSAVELAVSRSQEKAKPSEPPVEFSRDIKPLLAEHCIRCHGPDKAEAGLNLTDRKSALDKLASGAVSIVAGKPEAGELLRRVASHDQDVRMPPEGKSLSATEIAKLRRWIAEGAEYQTHWAYRPLVAPAVPQVAAAAAIRSPLDAFVAAKLAAKGIRPSPEAERTVQIKRLYFDLLGLLPKPEEVEAFVADKSSAAYEGLVDRLLASPHFGERWGRHWLDMARYADSDGYEKDRARPDAYVYRDWVIRAMNDDVPFDRFTIEQLAGDLLPKATTSQKIATAFNRQTLTNEEGGVDQEEYRINAVFDRTDTLGTVWLGLTLGCAKCHNHKYDEISQTEYYQMFAFFNGADEALTKLPMQRSDLAALERKLIPLEESLAARKREIAPAELKWEDEQRKLIMALPNTPLKVEPLEVANVKATSGLKFAKQKDGSYRAELPKTAAPSTDSYTLTFESKLAGLTGLRLDAIPDPELPAKGAGLSVDGGFVVTGVRAEIIDASGKKLRPLTLQRATADAIDAGFFAADVLGTTAVKKTDKAKQADKDKKKGWHLGPKFKNTHYLQVRFMAPLTLAAGERVAIELEQSYGESRTLGRFRLQALTGDAAELHIPFDVATALKMYPEKRVAKMKETLFDHYADQDEKVRTLQAQIEAVLTESKVEMLPVRTIATPLHDRKTFRFERGDFLSPTEEVRSNLLHVLPKPKADGKPYSRLDLARWLVSNENHLTPRVVANQIWARLFGVGIVRTVNDFGVRGDVPSHPELLDWLAVELRSGSGAGMVNRSAKPWSLKSFLKVILMSATYRQASTHRPELVDTDPQNTLLSRQNRLRVEGEIVRDLALSAGGLLNAKIGGPSVFPPMPADLAKLSYANSFSWTDSTGDDRYRRGMYTFFKRTVPHPTLMTFDCPDANTTCVNRTVSNTPLQALALLNNDSFVEASQAMAKRLLANDAGPAADASKGKSAAAKVDDRARLAQAMRLCLARPPEADELDRLQGLLDDARSYYQAAPQEAVKMNGRFADAKISATEAAAWTATVRVLLNLDEFITRE, encoded by the coding sequence ATGCCTTATCGGCTGCGTATCGTCGTCGGCGCATGGATCGTGGTCGGCTGCGCTGCGAGCGTGGCGCTCGTCGTCGAACAAGATGCGGCATTGCTGCTCTCGCGCTCCTCGGCCGTCGAGCTAGCCGTAAGTCGCTCCCAGGAAAAAGCGAAGCCGAGCGAACCGCCCGTCGAGTTCTCGCGCGACATCAAGCCGCTGTTGGCCGAGCATTGCATTCGCTGCCACGGACCCGATAAGGCCGAGGCCGGCTTGAACCTGACCGACCGTAAATCGGCGCTCGACAAACTCGCAAGCGGTGCGGTAAGCATCGTCGCCGGGAAGCCCGAGGCCGGCGAACTCCTGCGGCGCGTCGCCAGCCACGACCAAGACGTGCGCATGCCGCCGGAAGGCAAATCGCTTTCGGCAACGGAGATCGCCAAGCTCCGGCGCTGGATCGCCGAAGGGGCCGAATATCAAACGCATTGGGCCTATCGACCGCTGGTTGCGCCGGCCGTGCCGCAGGTCGCCGCAGCGGCGGCGATTCGCAGTCCGCTCGATGCGTTCGTTGCGGCGAAGCTCGCAGCGAAGGGGATCCGTCCGTCGCCCGAAGCCGAGCGCACGGTCCAGATCAAACGGCTCTACTTCGACTTGTTAGGACTCCTGCCGAAGCCGGAAGAGGTCGAGGCGTTCGTGGCGGATAAATCGTCGGCGGCTTATGAGGGGCTCGTCGACCGGCTGCTCGCGTCGCCTCACTTCGGCGAGCGTTGGGGTAGGCATTGGCTCGACATGGCCCGTTATGCCGATAGCGACGGCTACGAGAAAGACCGCGCTCGGCCCGACGCGTATGTCTATCGCGATTGGGTCATTCGCGCGATGAACGACGACGTGCCGTTCGACCGGTTCACGATCGAACAACTTGCCGGCGACTTGCTGCCGAAAGCCACGACGAGCCAAAAGATCGCCACGGCGTTCAATCGCCAAACGCTCACCAACGAAGAAGGGGGCGTCGACCAAGAAGAGTATCGCATTAACGCCGTGTTCGATCGAACCGACACGCTGGGCACCGTTTGGCTCGGGCTCACGCTCGGCTGCGCGAAGTGCCATAACCACAAGTACGACGAAATCTCGCAAACCGAATACTATCAGATGTTCGCGTTCTTCAACGGCGCCGACGAAGCGCTCACGAAGCTCCCGATGCAACGCAGCGATCTCGCGGCGCTCGAGCGAAAGTTGATCCCGTTGGAAGAATCGCTCGCAGCGCGGAAGCGAGAGATCGCGCCGGCGGAGCTGAAGTGGGAAGACGAGCAACGCAAGCTTATCATGGCGCTGCCGAATACGCCGCTCAAGGTCGAGCCGCTGGAGGTCGCGAACGTAAAAGCAACGAGCGGCTTGAAGTTTGCCAAACAGAAAGACGGATCGTATCGCGCCGAGTTGCCTAAGACCGCAGCGCCGTCGACCGACAGCTACACGCTCACTTTCGAGTCGAAACTCGCGGGGCTTACCGGCCTGCGCTTGGATGCGATTCCCGACCCGGAACTGCCGGCCAAGGGAGCCGGCCTCTCGGTCGACGGCGGCTTCGTCGTCACCGGCGTTCGGGCCGAGATCATTGATGCGTCAGGAAAGAAACTCCGCCCGCTGACGCTGCAACGGGCCACGGCCGACGCGATCGACGCAGGCTTCTTCGCGGCCGACGTACTCGGCACGACTGCCGTTAAGAAAACGGACAAGGCTAAGCAAGCGGACAAGGATAAGAAGAAAGGCTGGCATCTCGGGCCGAAGTTCAAAAACACGCACTACCTCCAGGTGCGGTTCATGGCTCCCCTGACGCTGGCCGCCGGCGAGCGGGTCGCGATCGAGCTCGAACAGTCGTACGGCGAAAGTCGCACGCTCGGCCGCTTCCGGTTGCAAGCGCTGACGGGCGATGCCGCGGAACTGCACATCCCGTTCGATGTCGCTACGGCGCTGAAGATGTATCCCGAGAAGCGCGTCGCGAAGATGAAGGAAACGCTGTTCGATCACTATGCGGATCAAGATGAGAAGGTCCGCACTCTGCAAGCGCAGATCGAAGCGGTGCTGACGGAGTCGAAGGTGGAGATGCTGCCGGTACGCACGATCGCGACCCCGCTGCACGATCGCAAGACGTTTCGCTTCGAGCGGGGAGACTTCCTTTCGCCGACCGAAGAGGTGCGCTCGAACCTGTTGCATGTGTTGCCGAAGCCGAAAGCCGACGGCAAGCCTTACTCCCGACTCGATCTCGCCCGCTGGCTGGTGAGCAACGAAAATCATCTCACGCCGCGCGTCGTCGCCAATCAGATTTGGGCTCGGCTGTTCGGCGTCGGCATCGTTCGCACGGTAAACGACTTCGGCGTGCGGGGCGATGTGCCGTCGCATCCGGAACTACTCGATTGGCTCGCCGTGGAGCTTCGCTCGGGCAGCGGCGCCGGGATGGTGAATCGTTCCGCGAAGCCGTGGTCGTTGAAGAGTTTCTTGAAGGTGATTCTCATGTCGGCCACGTACCGGCAAGCCTCGACGCACCGGCCCGAGCTGGTCGACACCGATCCGCAAAACACGCTGTTGTCGCGACAAAATCGGCTCCGTGTCGAAGGTGAGATCGTGCGCGATTTGGCGCTGAGCGCCGGCGGATTGCTGAACGCGAAGATCGGCGGACCGAGCGTGTTTCCGCCGATGCCCGCCGATTTGGCGAAGCTGAGTTACGCCAATAGTTTCAGTTGGACCGACAGCACCGGCGACGATCGCTATCGCCGCGGCATGTATACGTTCTTCAAACGGACGGTCCCGCACCCGACGTTGATGACCTTCGACTGCCCGGACGCGAACACGACCTGCGTCAATCGAACGGTCTCGAATACGCCCCTGCAAGCGCTCGCGCTGTTGAACAACGATAGCTTCGTCGAAGCATCGCAAGCGATGGCGAAGCGGCTGCTGGCGAACGACGCCGGCCCGGCAGCCGACGCTTCGAAAGGGAAGTCGGCTGCGGCTAAGGTCGACGATCGTGCGCGACTCGCACAAGCGATGCGGCTCTGCTTGGCGCGCCCCCCCGAAGCCGACGAGCTCGATCGCTTGCAAGGCCTGCTCGATGATGCCCGCTCGTATTATCAAGCCGCCCCGCAAGAAGCGGTGAAGATGAACGGGCGTTTCGCCGATGCGAAGATTTCGGCGACGGAAGCGGCGGCCTGGACCGCGACCGTCCGCGTGCTCCTGAACCTCGACGAATTCATTACTCGGGAATAG